The Streptomyces sp. Alt3 genome has a segment encoding these proteins:
- a CDS encoding arylamine N-acetyltransferase family protein, producing the protein MHEDARQTAHAPTPGWVGAYLERIGAARPPRADAAALRELQLRHLMSVPFENLSVHLGQDVVLEDEKLVDKIVTDRRGGFCYELNGAFAALLRELGFRVVPLQAQVFGDGGRLGIPYDHIALRVETDDGAGPWLADVGFGDHALHPLELAVRTEQSDPSGTFRFREAPQGDLDLLRDGSRQFRLDLRPRVLADFRAGAWYHRTSPDSHFTRSLVCSRCTEDGRVTLRGRTLITTVRGERHTTELRDDAEVLAAYHDHFGMALTRPPVVRPPLTM; encoded by the coding sequence ATGCACGAGGACGCGCGGCAGACCGCTCACGCACCCACGCCCGGCTGGGTGGGCGCCTATCTGGAACGGATCGGCGCCGCCCGCCCACCCCGGGCCGATGCCGCGGCGCTGCGCGAGCTGCAGCTCCGCCACCTGATGTCCGTGCCTTTCGAGAACCTCTCCGTCCACCTTGGTCAGGATGTCGTCCTGGAGGACGAGAAGCTCGTCGACAAGATCGTGACGGACCGCCGGGGCGGCTTCTGCTACGAGCTCAACGGCGCCTTTGCCGCGCTTCTCCGAGAGCTGGGCTTTCGTGTAGTTCCGCTCCAGGCGCAGGTGTTCGGCGACGGAGGCCGCCTCGGCATCCCGTACGACCACATCGCCCTGCGCGTGGAGACCGACGACGGCGCGGGCCCCTGGCTCGCGGATGTCGGGTTCGGCGACCACGCCCTGCACCCGCTCGAGCTGGCGGTCCGCACGGAACAGAGCGATCCCAGCGGCACGTTCAGGTTCCGGGAAGCGCCGCAGGGGGACCTCGACCTGCTGCGCGACGGCTCGCGGCAGTTCCGCCTCGACCTGCGACCGCGCGTGCTGGCGGACTTCCGGGCCGGGGCCTGGTATCACCGCACCTCGCCGGACTCCCACTTCACCCGGTCACTGGTCTGCTCCCGGTGCACGGAGGACGGCCGGGTGACCCTCCGCGGCCGCACTCTGATCACGACCGTGCGGGGCGAACGCCACACGACCGAGCTGCGGGACGACGCCGAGGTTCTCGCGGCCTACCACGACCACTTCGGTATGGCCCTCACCCGCCCGCCGGTGGTGCGCCCGCCCCTGACCATGTGA
- a CDS encoding YceI family protein, with translation MFGRWLGSRGKSGTAQSNAPAGFPVPQDAAMLSCRVLDPVSEPVRPADFVVADSAGRKVVSGETDPFGNVVATVPPGDYRLGVTAEGFTPFHRSVTLDQGGHTSLGDVFLQVAQPPQLPDPGDWEIEPAHTQIGFTARHIGMARIHGRFNTFAGAVRIADRMEDSAMHVVIDASSIDTNVRMRDDHLRSGDFLDVERYPTLEFYSERFVHRGGTRWGVTGALTLHGVSRTVTLDTQYLGLGNGLEGETRAACRATTELHREDFTLTWQTMLARGIAVVGPSIKIDMDIQIIPKG, from the coding sequence ATGTTCGGCCGTTGGCTAGGCAGCAGAGGGAAGTCCGGCACCGCACAGAGCAACGCTCCCGCCGGGTTCCCGGTGCCGCAGGACGCCGCCATGCTGAGCTGCCGTGTGCTGGACCCCGTCTCCGAGCCTGTGCGGCCGGCCGACTTCGTCGTCGCCGACAGCGCGGGCCGCAAGGTCGTCAGCGGGGAGACGGACCCCTTCGGGAACGTGGTCGCGACCGTTCCCCCGGGTGACTACCGGCTTGGTGTCACAGCCGAGGGCTTCACCCCCTTCCATCGTTCGGTCACCCTGGACCAGGGCGGTCACACGAGCCTCGGAGACGTCTTCCTCCAGGTGGCCCAGCCTCCCCAGTTGCCCGATCCGGGTGACTGGGAGATCGAGCCCGCGCACACGCAGATCGGTTTCACGGCACGTCACATCGGCATGGCCCGGATCCACGGCAGGTTCAACACGTTCGCCGGTGCCGTGCGGATCGCCGACCGCATGGAGGACTCCGCCATGCACGTCGTCATCGACGCCTCGTCCATCGACACGAATGTCCGGATGCGTGACGACCACCTGCGGTCCGGCGACTTCCTGGATGTCGAGCGCTATCCGACCCTCGAGTTCTACAGCGAGCGCTTCGTCCACCGGGGCGGCACCCGCTGGGGCGTGACCGGCGCGCTCACCCTGCACGGTGTGAGCCGCACAGTCACCCTGGACACCCAGTACCTCGGTCTGGGTAACGGCCTGGAGGGCGAGACCCGGGCCGCCTGCCGGGCGACCACCGAACTGCACCGTGAGGACTTCACACTCACCTGGCAGACGATGCTGGCGCGCGGCATCGCCGTGGTCGGCCCGAGCATCAAGATCGACATGGACATCCAGATCATCCCGAAGGGCTGA
- the holA gene encoding DNA polymerase III subunit delta: protein MATKRNSTDDPLAPVTLAVGQEDLLLDRAVQHVVGAARAADSDTDVRDLTPDQLQPGTLAELTSPSLFAERKVVIVRNAQDLSADTVKDVKAYLGAPAEEITLVLLHAGGAKGKSLLDAARKAGAREVACPKTTKPAERLSFVRSEFRALGRSATPEACQALVDSIGSDLRELASAVSQLVADVEGTIDEAVVGRYYTGRAEASSFTVADRAVEGRAAEALEALRWSLSTGVAPVLITSALAQGVRAIGKLSSARGGRPADLARELGMPPWKIDRVRQQMRGWTPDGVAAALMAVAAADAGVKGGGDDPEYALEKAVVAVARAARSGGR from the coding sequence ATGGCCACCAAGCGTAATTCCACCGACGATCCGCTCGCCCCCGTCACGCTCGCCGTGGGCCAGGAGGACCTGCTCCTGGACCGTGCGGTGCAGCACGTGGTGGGTGCGGCCCGAGCCGCCGACTCCGACACGGACGTCCGCGACCTGACCCCGGACCAGCTGCAGCCCGGCACGCTCGCGGAGCTCACCAGCCCCTCGCTCTTCGCCGAGCGCAAGGTGGTGATCGTGCGCAACGCACAGGACCTCTCCGCCGACACGGTCAAGGACGTCAAGGCCTACCTGGGCGCCCCCGCCGAGGAGATCACCCTCGTGCTGCTGCACGCCGGCGGGGCCAAGGGCAAGAGTCTGCTGGACGCCGCGCGGAAGGCGGGGGCGCGTGAGGTCGCGTGTCCCAAGACCACCAAGCCGGCTGAACGGCTGTCCTTCGTGCGGTCGGAGTTCCGGGCACTCGGGCGCTCCGCGACCCCCGAGGCATGCCAGGCGCTGGTGGACTCCATCGGCAGCGACCTGCGGGAGCTGGCGAGCGCCGTCTCGCAGCTGGTGGCGGATGTGGAAGGCACCATCGACGAAGCGGTCGTCGGCCGCTACTACACGGGCCGCGCCGAAGCCTCGTCCTTCACCGTCGCCGACCGCGCGGTCGAGGGCCGGGCGGCGGAAGCGCTCGAGGCACTGCGGTGGTCGCTGTCCACCGGTGTCGCTCCCGTCCTGATCACCAGTGCTCTCGCGCAGGGCGTCCGGGCGATCGGCAAGCTCTCCTCCGCCCGGGGAGGACGCCCGGCGGACCTGGCCCGCGAGCTCGGTATGCCGCCGTGGAAGATCGACCGGGTCCGCCAGCAGATGCGGGGATGGACACCGGACGGAGTGGCGGCGGCCCTGATGGCGGTCGCGGCGGCCGACGCCGGTGTCAAGGGCGGTGGGGACGACCCCGAGTACGCCCTGGAGAAGGCCGTGGTCGCCGTAGCCCGTGCGGCGCGCTCCGGCGGCCGCTAG
- the rpsT gene encoding 30S ribosomal protein S20, translated as MANIKSQIKRNKTNEKARLRNKAVKSSLKTSIRKAREAAAAGDVEKATVAVRDASRQLDKAVSKGVIHKNAAANKKSALALKVAALQG; from the coding sequence GTGGCGAACATCAAGTCCCAGATCAAGCGGAACAAGACGAACGAGAAGGCGCGCCTGCGCAACAAGGCCGTCAAGTCCTCGCTCAAGACCTCGATCCGCAAGGCCCGTGAGGCTGCCGCTGCCGGTGACGTCGAGAAGGCCACTGTGGCCGTCCGCGACGCCTCCCGCCAGCTCGACAAGGCTGTCTCGAAGGGTGTCATCCACAAGAACGCCGCCGCCAACAAGAAGTCGGCGCTGGCTCTCAAGGTTGCCGCCCTCCAGGGCTGA